The Accipiter gentilis chromosome 14, bAccGen1.1, whole genome shotgun sequence genome contains a region encoding:
- the MATCAP2 gene encoding putative tyrosine carboxypeptidase MATCAP2 isoform X3, producing MERTLQKYGSYEKFEQATGGSLLTKSRIWNHVRKYMVKEGCLGEIVVHLTEDLLSRASMTVVNGRPTLTINISTAREHWLEGMLRHEIGTHYFRGFNNNSQPWCNWNGRRKHGLKPINPTEEGLASIHSVLFRKDPFLWRAALLYYTVYQASQMSFSQLFQDVGKFVKDPNTRWDYCVRAKRGWTDTSQPGCFNKDQVYLDGILRILRYRESIDFHLLTALGKISYEDVDRLKGLAVIENMRVPHFLQDHARYMEHLEKIMEVNELTDEELQDLIN from the exons ATGGAGCGGACATTGCAGAAATACGGAAGCTATGAAAAATTTGAACAGGCCACTGGAGGCAGCTTGCTGACCAAAAGTCGCATCTGGAATCATGTCAGGAAATATATGGTGAAAGAAGGCTGTCTTGGTGAG ATTGTGGTCCATCTCACGGAGGACCTGCTATCTCGAGCCTCAATGACAGTGGTGAATGGCCGCCCCACTCTCACTATCAATATCTCCACTGCACGAGAGCACTGGCTGGAAGGGATGCTGAGACATGAAATTG gaaCTCATTATTTTCGGGGTTTTAACAACAACAGCCAGCCTTGGTGCAACTGGAACGGACGTAGAAAACACGGGTTAAAACCAATCAACCCTACAGAAGAAGGGCTAGCAAGCATTCACAGTGTCCTGTTCCGCAAAGACCCTTTTCTTTGGAGAGCTGCCCTGCTCTACTACACAGTGTATCAGGCTAGCCAAATGTCCTTCAGTCAGCTTTTCCAGGACGTGGGGAAGTTTGTTAAGGACCCCAATACTAGGTGGGATTACTGCGTACGAGCTAAAAGAGGGTGGACTGACACATCACAACCAG GCTGCTTCAATAAGGATCAGGTGTACTTGGATGGCATCCTCCGAATCCTGAGATACAGGGAGTCCATTGATTTCCATCTTCTGACAGCCCTTGGAAAG ATCTCGTATGAGGATGTGGACCGCCTCAAAGGATTAGCTGTGATCGAGAATATGAGGGTACCACACTTTTTGCAAGACCATGCCCGGTATATGGAGCACTTGGAAAAGATCATGGAAGTCAATGAGCTGACTGATGAGGAGCTCCAGGATCTCATAAATTAA